A genomic stretch from Dissulfurispira thermophila includes:
- the hemC gene encoding hydroxymethylbilane synthase — protein sequence MKNKIIIGTRGSKLALWQAEWIKSELQKLYPTLEIELNKIKTTGDKILDVPLAKVGGKGLFVKEIEEALLRNEADIAVHSMKDVPTDFPEGLHLAVITKREDPRDAFLSRISNFKFQISNFRDLPHGATIGTSSLRRSCQLLSIRPDLKIEQLRGNLDTRLRKLDEGQFDAIILAAAGVKRLGWAERITEILPSEVSLPAIGQGAIGIECRIDDEFINNLIAPLNHPETSICVRAERVFLKKLEGGCQVPIAAYARLIDSRVLMDGLVGSVSGDTIIRGHIEGIPNDAENIGIKLAEDLLSRGAREILNEVYSRNNPSINGEIAS from the coding sequence ATGAAGAATAAAATTATTATAGGCACTCGAGGCAGTAAGCTTGCGCTCTGGCAGGCTGAATGGATTAAGTCTGAACTGCAAAAACTCTATCCCACATTAGAAATAGAGCTTAATAAAATAAAGACCACAGGCGACAAGATTTTAGATGTCCCTCTCGCAAAAGTAGGGGGCAAGGGGCTTTTCGTAAAAGAAATTGAAGAAGCACTTTTAAGGAATGAGGCAGACATAGCTGTGCACAGCATGAAAGATGTGCCAACAGATTTTCCCGAAGGATTACATCTCGCAGTGATAACAAAAAGAGAGGATCCGAGAGATGCATTCCTATCACGAATTTCAAATTTCAAATTTCAAATTTCAAATTTTAGAGACCTGCCGCATGGTGCGACTATCGGCACAAGTAGTCTCAGACGCTCATGTCAATTGCTCAGTATAAGGCCTGATTTAAAGATAGAGCAACTCCGTGGAAATCTCGATACAAGGCTGCGGAAACTGGATGAGGGACAGTTTGACGCAATAATCCTTGCTGCTGCAGGTGTTAAGAGGCTCGGATGGGCGGAGAGGATTACTGAGATCCTTCCCTCTGAAGTAAGCCTTCCTGCTATAGGTCAGGGAGCAATAGGAATTGAATGCAGGATTGATGATGAATTCATAAACAATCTCATCGCACCATTGAACCACCCGGAAACTTCCATATGTGTCAGGGCAGAAAGGGTATTTCTGAAAAAACTCGAAGGTGGATGTCAGGTTCCTATCGCAGCATATGCCAGATTAATTGACAGCAGAGTTTTAATGGATGGGCTTGTGGGAAGCGTTTCAGGGGATACAATTATAAGAGGTCATATAGAAGGCATACCGAATGATGCAGAAAATATCGGAATCAAGCTGGCAGAAGATTTACTTTCAAGAGGTGCGAGGGAGATACTTAATGAGGTTTACAGCAGAAATAATCCATCCATAAACGGTGAGATCGCAAGCTGA